The DNA region CAGTCGACGACGCGCCGGTCATGCCCGCCAGATCGCCGTGACGGTGACGCCGTCGCGCTCGACGGTCGCGTACTCGTAGCCGCGGTCGTCGAGCTTGGGGTAGAGGTGCTGGGGCGCGCGGTCGTTGAACTGGACCAGCACCGTCTCGTCGTCCAGCTCGACCAGCCGTTCGAGCGTGTTCGCCAGCGGCTTCGGCGGCCCCAGGTCGCGCACGTCCAGCGTCTCCCTGGGGGCCTCGGACGGAGCGTCGGTCTCGGCGACGACCGCCTCGGGGTTCAGTCCGGTGGACATACGCGGGCCTACGGCGCCGACGCTTCCAGGGGTTGCG from Halosimplex halophilum includes:
- a CDS encoding DUF2249 domain-containing protein, which codes for MSTGLNPEAVVAETDAPSEAPRETLDVRDLGPPKPLANTLERLVELDDETVLVQFNDRAPQHLYPKLDDRGYEYATVERDGVTVTAIWRA